A portion of the Salarias fasciatus chromosome 15, fSalaFa1.1, whole genome shotgun sequence genome contains these proteins:
- the extl3 gene encoding exostosin-like 3, translating to MQRNGGVGGVGGQPWVLRRVRLTWLSFMLFFILVFFPLIAHYYLTTIDEAGGPDKRIFGPRPGGELCEAKHVQDLCRIRESVSEELLQLEAKRQDLNGEIARLNLRIEACKRSIDSAKQDLLQLKNVISQTEHSYKELMAQNQPKLSLPVRLLPDKDDQGMPPPKSARSCRLRSCFDYARCPLTSGFPVYVYDTGTYQWGDYLDPLVKQAFAASVKSNIYITDNPSIACLYLVLVGELQESPSSPLPSPAELEKQLKALPYWRSDGHNHVLVHLSRKSMTQNFLYNVSAGRAAVAQSTFLEQQYREGFDLVVSPLVHALSEPNFLEVPPQVPVKRKYLFTFQGERVESLRSSLQEAPPQSFEEELEGDPPADYDDRIIGTLKAVQDSHLDQVLVEFTCKNPRASFPTEWALCGEREDRLEVLKASTFALVIAAGDGQLVASAGCGMRLFEALEVGAIPVVLGDHSKLPYHHFIRWTEAALLVPKQRVTELHFLLRSLSDNDMLAMRRQGRFLWETYFSTSENVLNTILASIRTSIQVPAAPIKEEPAQEIPHKAGKLAGTDANLADNGDLDLGPVETEPPYASPRFLRNFTYTAADTYRAWNRAPGPFHLFPHTPLDPVLPSEAKFLGSGTGFRPIGGGTGGSGKEFQAALGGNVPREQFTVVMLTYEREEVLMNSLERLNGLPYLNKVVVVWNSPKPPSDDLLWPDIGLPIVVVRTEKNSLNNRFLPWDAVETEAILSIDDDAHLRHDEIMFGFRVWREARDRIVGFPGRYHAWDINHQSWLYNSNYSCELSMVLTGAAFFHKYYAYLYSYVMPQAIRDMVDEYINCEDIAMNFLVSHITRKPPIKVTSRWTFRCPGCPQALSHDDSHFHERHKCINFFVKVYGYMPLLYTQFRVDSVLFKTRLPHDKTKCFKFI from the exons ATGCAGCGAAACGGCGGAGTGGGGGGCGTCGGAGGCCAGCCGTGGGTTTTGCGACGCGTTCGTCTCACATGGCTCAGTTTCATGCtcttcttcatcctggtctTCTTCCCACTCATCGCCCACTACTACCTCACTACCATTGACGAAGCTGGCGGGCCCGACAAGCGCATCTTCGGGCCGCGGCCCGGCGGTGAACTGTGCGAGGCCAAGCACGTGCAGGACCTGTGCCGTATCCGCGAGTCGGTcagcgaggagctgctgcagctggaagccaAGAGGCAGGACCTTAACGGTGAGATCGCCCGGCTCAACCTTCGGATCGAGGCGTGCAAGCGCAGCATCGACAGCGCAAAGcaggatctgctgcagctgaagaatGTCATTAGTCAAACGGAGCATTCGTATAAAGAACTGATGGCCCAGAATCAGCCCAAGCTTTCCTTACCTGTCAGATTACTGCCAGACAAGGACGACCAAGGAATGCCACCACCCAAGTCTGCGCGCTCCTGCCGTTTGCGCTCATGCTTCGACTATGCGCGCTGCCCTCTTACGTCTGGATTTCCTGTGTATGTCTATGACACAGGCACCTATCAGTGGGGGGACTATCTTGATCCACTGGTGAAACAAGCATTCGCTGCATCAGTCAAGAGCAACATCTATATTACCGACAACCCCAGCATAGCCTGTCTGTACCTGGTGCTTGTCGGAGAGCTGCAGGAGTCCCCGTCCTCTCCACTGCCCAGCCCCGCagagctggagaagcagctaAAAGCCCTTCCCTACTGGAGATCTGATGGACATAACCACGTTCTGGTGCATCTCTCCAGAAAGTCTATGACGCAGAACTTCCTGTATAATGTGAGCGCCGGAAGAGCAGCGGTCGCGCAGTCGACGTTTCTGGAGCAGCAGTACCGCGAGGGCTTCGACCTTGTTGTGTCCCCGCTAGTTCACGCCCTGTCAGAGCCCAACTTTCTTGAAGTTCCCCCCCAAGTTCCTGTAAAGAGGAAATATCTCTTCACTTTCCAGGGTGAACGGGTGGAGTCCCTGAGgagcagcctgcaggaggcgccgcCTCAATCTTTTGAGGAGGAACTGGAAGGAGATCCCCCAGCGGACTACGACGATCGGATCATTGGGACCCTGAAGGCGGTGCAGGACAGTCATTTAGATCAGGTGCTGGTGGAGTTCACCTGCAAGAACCCAAGAGCCAGTTTTCCAACAGAGTGGGCTCTGTGTGGGGAGCGGGAAGACCGGCTAGAGGTGCTGAAAGCCTCTACGTTCGCCCTGGTGATCGCCGCAGGAGATGGACAGCTGGTGGCCTCAGCAGGCTGTGGAATGCGCTTGTTCGAGGCTTTAGAGGTGGGGGCCATCCCCGTCGTTCTAGGGGACCATTCCAAACTACCTTACCATCACTTTATCCGCTggactgaagcagctttgttAGTCCCTAAACAGCGCGTCACAGAACTACACTTCTTACTACGCAGCCTGTCCGACAACGACATGCTGGCGATGAGGCGGCAGGGCCGCTTCCTGTGGGAGACCTACTTCTCCACGTCAGAAAATGTTCTCAACACCATCCTGGCCAGTATCAGAACCAGCATCCAGGTTCCTGCAGCACCCATCAAAGAAGAGCCTGCCCAGGAGATTCCTCATAAAGCCGGGAAGCTGGCGGGGACCGACGCCAACCTGGCCGACAACGGCGATCTGGATTTGGGTCCGGTGGAAACGGAGCCCCCGTACGCCTCTCCACGCTTTCTCCGCAACTTCACATACACGGCTGCAGACACCTACAGGGCCTGGAACCGGGCTCCGGGGCCGTTTCACCTTTTCCCCCACACTCCTCTCGACCCCGTTCTGCCTTCCGAAGCCAAGTTCCTTGGCTCCGGTACTGGTTTCAGGCCCATCGGCGGGGGTACCGGGGGCTCTGGGAAGGAGTTTCAGGCCGCGCTGGGTGGGAACGTGCCCAGAGAACAGTTCACGGTGGTGATGCTGACCTACGAGAGGGAGGAGGTGCTGATGAACTCCCTGGAGAGACTGAACGGTCTGCCTTACCTCAATAAGGTAGTAGTGGTGTGGAATTCACCCAAACCTCCTTCAGATGACCTGCTGTGGCCAGACATCGGCCTGCCCATcgtg GTTGTTCGGACAGAGAAAAATAGCCTCAACAACCGCTTCCTTCCGTGGGACGCCGTAGAAACCGAAGCCATCCTGTCCATCGACGACGACGCCCATCTTCGACACGATGAGATCATGTTCGGGTTCAG GGTGTGGCGTGAGGCTCGAGATCGCATCGTTGGATTCCCCGGGCGCTATCACGCCTGGGACATCAACCACCAGTCGTGGCTCTACAACTCCAACTACTCCTGTGAGCTCTCCATGGTCCTGACCGGAGCCGCTTTCTTCCACAAG TACTACGCGTACCTGTACTCCTACGTGATGCCCCAGGCCATCAGGGACATGGTGGACGAGTACATAAACTGCGAAGACATCGCCATGAACTTCCTGGTCTCACACATCACACGCAAGCCGCCCATCAAG GTCACATCCCGGTGGACCTTCCGCTGCCCCGGCTGCCCTCAGGCCCTCTCACACGACGACTCGCACTTCCACGAGCGCCACAAGTGCATCAACTTCTTCGTCAAAGTGTACGGCTACATGCCGCTGCTGTACACGCAGTTCCGAGTGGACTCGGTGCTGTTCAAGACTCGCTTGCCCCACGACAAGACCAAGTGCTTCAAGTTTATCTAG